In Prosthecochloris sp. GSB1, the following proteins share a genomic window:
- the mraZ gene encoding division/cell wall cluster transcriptional repressor MraZ, with product MAGFIGKEQHSIDEKGRLMIPARFRKRLDFFSGGKRPAALPEDPASILYVMKAIDGSLELYEPAVWAEKEKSLSALSDFNPDERMLKTLMYESVDCVEMDRQGRIALPKDFMRHAEISREVTVIGANAKMILWSPEKLARIMRDNGSRFPVLAGRYF from the coding sequence ATGGCCGGATTTATCGGAAAAGAACAGCATTCGATAGATGAAAAGGGGCGATTGATGATTCCGGCCCGTTTCAGGAAGCGCCTGGATTTTTTTTCCGGCGGAAAAAGGCCTGCCGCCTTGCCCGAAGATCCGGCAAGCATCCTTTACGTGATGAAAGCCATCGACGGTTCCCTGGAGCTTTACGAACCCGCCGTCTGGGCGGAAAAGGAAAAAAGCCTTTCGGCGCTTTCGGATTTCAATCCCGACGAGCGGATGCTCAAGACCCTTATGTATGAAAGCGTCGATTGCGTGGAAATGGATCGTCAGGGCCGCATAGCCCTTCCGAAAGATTTCATGCGGCATGCTGAAATTTCCAGGGAGGTTACGGTTATCGGCGCGAACGCCAAGATGATCCTCTGGTCTCCCGAAAAACTCGCCAGGATCATGAGGGATAACGGATCCCGTTTCCCTGTGCTTGCCGGCAGGTACTTTTAA
- the mltG gene encoding endolytic transglycosylase MltG yields the protein MPEKTATRPLSFTVGVVILLLIFLATFFFVPGWNVNPEGLGQKKIVVHRGDGLRRIVRSIRKTGGARYETPLLVTAYLFPGLRNIKPGRYTIPPGHSNYSLLAYLHGHPQDEERITIPEGLRKERVAAIVSSRLDIDSLSFMRAATDSALLSSLDLQANGIEGYLFPGTYNFAWASTPEEVITFLVGRYRTFLTDSLRALARKQGLNEHDMLTLASIVEAETPLDGEKPLIAGVYLNRLKKNMRLQADPTVQYALGGANPRRLLYKDLAIDSPYNTYRHGGLPPGPIGSPGALAILAVLKPEKTSYLYFVADGKGGHRFARTISEHASNVRQYRHARREAEEKARRAVSPGQ from the coding sequence ATGCCAGAAAAAACTGCAACCCGGCCTCTCTCCTTTACCGTCGGCGTCGTTATTCTTCTCCTGATTTTTCTCGCGACATTTTTTTTCGTTCCGGGCTGGAACGTCAATCCCGAAGGGCTCGGTCAGAAAAAAATCGTCGTTCACCGTGGCGACGGGCTGCGACGTATCGTTCGCTCCATAAGGAAAACGGGCGGAGCGAGATACGAAACGCCTCTGCTCGTGACCGCCTATCTCTTTCCCGGGCTTCGCAACATCAAGCCGGGACGCTACACGATCCCTCCCGGTCATTCCAACTACTCGCTGCTCGCATACCTGCACGGACATCCGCAGGACGAGGAACGCATAACCATTCCCGAAGGACTTCGCAAGGAGCGAGTCGCGGCTATCGTTTCGTCGCGGCTCGACATCGACTCGCTGTCCTTCATGCGGGCGGCAACGGACAGCGCCCTGCTATCGAGCCTTGATCTGCAGGCGAACGGCATAGAGGGCTACCTGTTTCCCGGCACCTATAACTTCGCGTGGGCGAGCACGCCCGAAGAGGTCATCACCTTCCTCGTCGGCCGTTACAGGACTTTCCTTACAGACAGCCTGCGCGCGCTCGCAAGGAAACAAGGTCTCAACGAGCACGACATGCTGACGCTCGCCTCCATCGTCGAGGCCGAAACACCACTCGACGGAGAAAAACCCCTCATAGCCGGAGTCTATCTCAACCGGCTGAAAAAAAACATGCGCCTGCAGGCGGACCCGACGGTACAGTACGCACTGGGGGGGGCCAACCCGCGCCGCCTCCTCTACAAGGATCTTGCAATCGACTCACCCTACAACACCTACCGCCACGGGGGGCTTCCGCCCGGGCCAATCGGCAGCCCCGGAGCTCTTGCGATCCTGGCGGTGCTGAAGCCGGAGAAAACCTCCTACCTCTACTTCGTCGCTGACGGAAAGGGCGGGCATCGCTTCGCGCGAACGATTTCGGAGCACGCGTCAAACGTCCGGCAATACCGTCACGCCCGCCGAGAAGCGGAAGAAAAGGCTCGCCGGGCGGTGTCGCCCGGCCAATAA
- a CDS encoding NYN domain-containing protein, which yields MGMGARHREIIIDAYNLLHKLRPAGSRDSLRHRREEMESLLLSFRQSSGQKITLVYDGSHKHGPCREAGDLDRVFTTRNRTADDWIIGYLKSLGRNTQMFTIVSSDRLIRMHATALGALCMPSEVFAETLLGREDWNVPAPAGREPEEKCGGKALGDKEIARWMKTFGT from the coding sequence ATGGGGATGGGCGCAAGGCACCGGGAAATTATAATAGACGCCTACAACCTGCTGCACAAGCTGCGGCCAGCAGGCTCCCGCGACTCGCTCCGGCACAGAAGGGAGGAGATGGAATCCCTCCTGCTCTCTTTCCGCCAGTCCTCCGGGCAAAAAATCACCCTGGTCTACGATGGAAGCCACAAACACGGCCCCTGCAGGGAAGCCGGAGATCTCGACAGGGTGTTCACCACGAGGAACCGCACAGCCGACGACTGGATTATCGGCTATCTGAAATCTTTGGGAAGAAACACCCAAATGTTTACTATTGTTAGCTCCGACCGCCTCATCCGCATGCACGCCACAGCGCTCGGCGCCTTGTGTATGCCGTCGGAAGTGTTTGCCGAAACGCTTCTCGGTCGTGAAGACTGGAATGTCCCGGCGCCGGCGGGTCGCGAACCTGAGGAAAAATGCGGCGGCAAGGCGCTCGGAGACAAGGAGATCGCCCGGTGGATGAAGACGTTCGGAACCTGA
- a CDS encoding chorismate mutase has protein sequence MSNSTVNRDENRLELEAWRKKIDDIDNQLSALLCERLNCAQNISALKQRIGEEVLQPAREKEVLDNVLNRADTDLKAGALEKIYRCIIEETRLFQHEWKNERQPLSSR, from the coding sequence ATGTCCAACAGCACCGTCAACAGGGACGAAAACCGGCTTGAACTCGAGGCCTGGCGAAAAAAAATTGACGACATAGACAACCAGCTGTCGGCCCTGCTCTGCGAACGCCTCAACTGCGCCCAGAACATAAGCGCTCTCAAGCAGCGCATCGGTGAAGAGGTACTGCAACCCGCCAGGGAAAAAGAGGTGCTCGACAACGTGCTCAACCGCGCCGACACGGACCTGAAAGCCGGGGCCCTGGAAAAGATCTACCGTTGCATCATCGAGGAGACGAGGCTCTTCCAGCACGAATGGAAAAACGAGCGGCAACCGCTCTCATCGAGATAA
- the rsmH gene encoding 16S rRNA (cytosine(1402)-N(4))-methyltransferase RsmH codes for MTNESYHLPVLVREVVRLLALRGGIFIDGTLGGGGHSRALLASLRESGLEEHSFLIGIDQDDCALREAARTLRTFERNIRLVKGNFSDIVDIVGEIRRGALKEMPVSGILLDLGVSSFQIDTPARGFSYLRPGPLDMRMDSSSGLTAADIVNTSDERSLADIFFRYGEERRSRRIAAAVCGKRSERGPIETTEELAEIVKGATGGGEQQLKSLARVFQALRIAVNDELGVLEHVLDDGAGCLSSLGRMAVISYHSLEDRMVKHFFRDLCEDDWGPRGVGLREPLKKAAFRMVTRRAVTADETEVKKNSRARSAKLRVIEKKLEDGEGEWNR; via the coding sequence ATGACAAACGAGAGCTACCATCTCCCAGTCCTTGTGCGGGAAGTCGTCAGGCTGCTCGCCCTGCGAGGGGGCATTTTCATCGATGGGACACTCGGCGGCGGCGGGCATTCGAGAGCGCTTCTTGCATCGCTTCGTGAGTCCGGTCTCGAAGAACACTCTTTTCTGATCGGAATAGACCAGGACGATTGCGCGCTTCGCGAGGCTGCCCGAACGCTTCGGACATTCGAGAGAAACATCCGCCTCGTCAAGGGTAATTTCAGCGATATCGTCGATATCGTCGGCGAGATTCGGCGGGGGGCGTTGAAAGAGATGCCCGTTTCCGGCATTCTTCTGGATCTGGGTGTTTCTTCCTTTCAGATCGATACGCCAGCAAGGGGGTTCAGCTACCTCCGCCCGGGGCCTCTCGACATGAGGATGGATTCCAGCAGCGGGTTGACCGCCGCCGATATCGTCAATACATCCGATGAGCGTTCGCTGGCCGATATTTTTTTTCGTTACGGTGAGGAGCGGCGAAGCCGGCGGATAGCCGCAGCCGTCTGCGGAAAGCGCAGCGAGCGGGGGCCGATAGAAACCACGGAGGAACTTGCCGAGATCGTCAAGGGCGCCACGGGAGGCGGCGAGCAGCAGTTAAAAAGCCTTGCGCGGGTGTTTCAGGCGCTGCGGATCGCGGTCAACGACGAACTCGGGGTCCTCGAACATGTCCTTGATGACGGCGCCGGATGTCTCTCGTCACTCGGGAGAATGGCCGTTATCAGCTATCATTCCCTCGAGGACCGGATGGTGAAGCACTTTTTCAGGGACCTTTGCGAGGATGACTGGGGGCCCAGGGGGGTTGGCCTCAGGGAACCGCTCAAAAAAGCCGCATTCAGGATGGTAACCCGTCGCGCCGTGACGGCGGACGAGACAGAAGTGAAGAAAAATTCCCGCGCGCGGAGCGCGAAGCTCCGGGTAATTGAAAAGAAGCTGGAGGATGGAGAGGGTGAATGGAATCGTTGA